In Pseudomonadota bacterium, a single window of DNA contains:
- a CDS encoding cation:proton antiporter: MAGQGFFLQAFVFLAAAVVSVPLAKRLGLGSVLGYLLAGIAIGPFGLELLGDEVQDVMHFAE; this comes from the coding sequence ATGGCTGGCCAAGGTTTCTTCCTTCAGGCGTTCGTGTTCCTGGCTGCGGCGGTGGTGTCGGTGCCGCTCGCCAAGCGTCTCGGGCTCGGTTCGGTGCTGGGCTATCTGCTTGCAGGCATAGCGATTGGCCCTTTTGGTCTCGAGCTGCTGGGGGATGAAGTGCAGGACGTGATGCACTTCGCCGAG